The Melospiza georgiana isolate bMelGeo1 chromosome 1, bMelGeo1.pri, whole genome shotgun sequence genome contains the following window.
AAGAGCACACTAATCCTGTGCTGAAATATGATTACCCTTTCGATACGCTCTAGTTGTTCATTGCCTTCCTGTCTCTAATAAAGTGCTTTCACTTCCCAGCCTTTCAATAAGCTGTACTAAAGGGACCAGACACTCTTGTGGGCAGGCTCCGTTTGATAAATGATCATGTCATGCTATCACTTTGAGGTCTGCTACAAAATACTGACGAGCAAATTATATTCCATcggggagggtggggagggggaagggcaAGTGCCTGAGTAGGCAGCTGTAGCGCTGGCAGTAACTTTCTTACCAATTAACAGTGGCCATTTAAGAATTGCTATTTGACCAGTATGCTCCAGTTTTTATTGGAAACGTCTAATCCAACTGCCCCAGCTACATCTACAGACAGCCATTTGTCACCAGTTTGATTACCTGTCATAATCTATTTGAGAAAATCTATAATTTCTCTCTTGTTCCTAACTCAACTCTAAAGCGAATGAATTCATCTTTTGTGATATCTCTTGTCATAATCAATACTGGGCAGAGGTTGAATAAATTAAAGACTTgggaaatacagattttttccaGGAATTTCTAGCTATTTTTATCTATCTATTCAAAGACTCACACGACTCATAGTATTTCCAAAACTAATGAacttaataaataaattgtaTTCTGGCTTTTTGTAAAAAGGAAtaggtgtggttttttttttattagacacaatgctttaaaaaatttcCTTAATTCCAACCCAAGTACACTGCAGTCTAGAAGACCTTGTGATCCTGACTAAAGCAAACCAGAACCTCAATACAATGAATAAATGAAGCAGCCAGCaatagaaaacaaataaaagccacTTCTATTAAAATCAATTATATTTTTGATAACTGACCTGAGACTTTTTGCATGTGGTAGCTAGTCATAGTTATTTTGCATGAATTCAGAAAAATTACTTGATTTTCATCTGTCTACTGTTCAGACTTCATTATATAAACTTCAGTCAAGTGAAACAAGTTCATATGCCTTGATGTCTGTTAATTATGCTAACAAAGCCCTGTATTAGCCACGACCTTAAATGCTTGAATTGATTGAATTTATTAGTCCTAATTTTTAACTATGCTGCAATCAAAGTGGCATAGGTAAGAAATCAAAGGAATATGGGTTTTCATAATAAAGtgaaaaaactgaaattttaaaatagaaaataattctaCTAAGTACACAAAAGTGAGAAAAGTCTACACAAGATTATATTTAATGATTTCTTATGCCCTTCATATCTTCCTCTTTCTCAAAGATTCCATGTTGTTCCTGCAGTTCACCAGACCTGCTCCCCTACAGCTTCTCTCCCCACCAGGTGAAGCACAGCTGGGTACAGAGCTCCGACACTTCCCTGTCATGTGGCACTGCCACGATCTCTGATCAGTGCTGGACATTCCTGGGGAAGTTCTTGATGGCAGTGATGGCAAAGcaagaaagggaaaacaggGGATATAGTGCTTTTGGCATGAAAAAGAGGTACACATCAGAGTTTTGATAACAGAGGGGcaagagggaggagaagggaagcaGCTCATGTGGGAATGAAGGAGCCTTTGCTGCATGTAACAAGTTCAGCCAGCAGAACCAATTAAGTGTATAGAACTGTATACCCCTAAAATCCTTGCAACTTTCACAGCTTAGAATAATGTATGCTGTGAAATCATGAAATTCAGGGATgcaaaaaatattgaaatatacTCAAAACTTCCCTCAGCTATTTCTTTGAACAGTAAGTGGCTGTATAAGATTGTTCTCCTGCTAGATGTCCACTGTGAGCTAAACCCTTATACAGAGTTAAAACTGACTTTGTAAAAAACACTTTTCATGGCTTACTGCTTTTTTGAacagtttggtttttatttagCTAAGAATTTATATTAGTGATATGTAGAGACTACCAAAATGCAATCCCTTAAAACTCAGTAATTGTAGCTGGAAAGTTGAATATCCACATGCATTACAATGTATATTAAACACATTTGATATGTTCATTAATTTTACATATCTGCAAAGATATGAATAGAAACACTTTCCCTGTTCCATATATTTCCAGACTTGGAGATTGTTTAGGAAACACACAGAACAGTCACTTTCAAAATATACTGGAGCTTAGTACAAGTGTAAGGGATAGCAAACTCAAATGCTAATTGTATAATTTTTCCACAGATCTAACTATACAGAAATCTTCAGGTCTAACTGGTTTGGGTAAATGTAATTCTAGTTTCCTGATgattaaataatgaaatttaataaagaataaataacaTATACACAGTTACTGAATAATGCAGTCATTTTGTCCTCTCCTTATTCTGTTTGAGAGGATAGTAGTGGTTTTTCCTCTAAGATACTGAAAATGCTGTCTCATTCTTAAAATTAATTGTTCTTTGGCTATgataattttcttctaaaatcaTCACAACAGaagtatattttatttataagaaAGAAAGAgccaatataattttttttgtaatacgTTTTATTCAGAAATTGATTCCTTTAAAAAAGGGAAGATTTGGGGAGATCGCCTATttgaaaaaagctttttgctattTGGATGTAACCAACATTATTCGATGTGAATTTAACTACTCAGCAAAAGCCTACATGAATTGTATTTTGATGTAAATTCAATCACAACTGCCAGCCAGGACTTCAAATACAAAGCATTATTAGTTCTGTAGTAAAAAAGAAGGGCATAATtcaacattttttaatattacagTGTGAAAAAATGAAGAGTCCAAATAGAGTAAATTCATCTAGATAACTGATAGGTTATGCATACAAAATACTGCAATCTCCTCTTTAGTAAAGTGAATTGCCAAATTCTCTCAACAATCAGTTAAAAATATGTTGTGTTCTCAGAAGTAATAAGAATAGTTTTTTTAATAACTACTAAGCAATGAAAGTTAAGTTTactaaggaaataaaatgattatgcaaaccagaaaataaagagTTTATTTCAATCAAGACTTTGTCTTGGTGATTTCGGTTACTATTTAATCCAATTCATTTCAGTATTacttaataaaattataaatttttaCATCCCAGGTAAATGCTTCTCCATTTTTACTCTCAGTAATAATATTTATAtgagaaatatatttatatgaGAAAAGAGAGCATGCTTGACAAGCCAGATTTAGTAACTGCAGAAGTAAAATTtgtttatatgtatatatttagtGATAAGGATGAACGTGGCTAATTCCTGAACACCCATacttaaaataacaaatatttacTTTAATACCTTCATATGTTTAAGTTGATTGTCGACTGCTTTAAGATAAGAAAGATTTTCCAAAACTGCCAGTTCTTCTAATTCATCAATATTGTTATTGCTGATATTCAATACAGACAAAGATTtctgaaggaagaaaagcagaaaaatatttttttcatgccATGCATGAGTCAAGTTATAAATTATTACAGAAAATTATCTTAAAAGATGAACAAACATATGAAGAAGAAACATGCAAACACCACCTCCACACACCATACAGATTGTTTTATGTTGGTGTTCCACCTTGTcctaaaatgtaatttattttagttttgaaGTGAAACCAAAGTAAGATTGTTCCtcaattatttcagaaattcttagtaaatacagaatttttaGGTTTCTGTAAACACCTTCAAATTCTTTACAGAGTTCTGCAAGTGCTACAAACTCTACTTTTGAAGTATGAAACATACATTGAAACTGACTGCATtttttagaatcatagaatggtttgggttggaagggaccttaaagatcatttagttccagccccctgccatgagcagggatgCCTTCCCCTGGACCAGGTCgttcagagctccatccaacctggccttgaacgcttccagggatggggcatccacagcgTCTCTgtgcaatctgttccagtgcctcacctcAGTCACAAGCAGAGAATTCCTTTCTAATAGGGAATCTAAACGTGCCCTTGCTCAGCTTCAGGCCATCATCCTGTGTCCTCTCACAACACAGCCTTGTAAAAAGtgcctctccagctttcttatAAGCCCCCTCTAGGTCCTGGAATGCTGATATAAGGTGTCCTtggaaccttctcttctccgGGCTGAACAagcccaactctctcagcctgtctttatAAGAGAGatgttccagccctctgatcctCTCTGTGCCCTCTCTGGACTTGTGCAACAAGTCCATGTTCTTAGACTGTGGGCCCCAAGAGTGCATCTGAACTGCAGAGCTGAAGCCCATATGTGCTACTCACAAGGTCTCATTTAACAGCTGGACTACACTGCTTTTCTCTCAGGCCTGATCCTACAAACCTCTTGGTATCCATACCTCTGATCCTTACTCCTTCTCTGGAACAGTACTGAGCCACATACTGCACTTTGCCATTTGTAACAGACAATAGTTACAGAGATCTTTACATTTTAGATAAAAATCTAAATGTATTTCAGTTGTTTATCTTGGGAAATACTAATGTAGTTTCAcatgaaaggaaaaagtttATATGTCTAGAAAATGACAAGGACTCCTAAACCAGTGAGTTTAGAATTATACAAGAAATAAGATTTACCATGATTTGGAAAAATCTCTGTTTCAGCAGTTCATACAGGAAAACTAAGCCCCTTCAAAAATTTGATCAAGACCTACATTGCAGATGGAAATTACCAGTATCATCCTCAGAAACACAGTTCATAAACTTAATCTTCTCAGTCAGATTCATGACATTGTCATCATCCAAACATTTGCCTGTGGTAAACACAGAGCTATACAGCCTCATGATTTTACCTCTTTTATCTCTGACACCATTAAAAGACCCAGAAACAGATTAAGAAGTAAAAAGCAATGCCTTAAAAAGGCTCCAAACACTTGACACTTAAAGGataaaatagaatatttttgcatttagcCTCCACAAAAGATGTTGCATCATCAAGAATGCAaaattttttcatagaaaacaaaacaaaacaaaaaaaaaacaaaaaaaccaaaaaaaaaaaaaaaaccccaaaataaaaccaaaccaacacaTCAAAAGGCCTTAAAAGCCACAAAGAACAAAATCTAGACCAGGCTGCTGAAAAACATGGAAGAAGTTATTATACATTATTATCCTGGGAAGATTACAGCTGTAAAACTTTCCTTAACTTTGATAATTTCTCCAATATAGAAGGAACAAAGTACCAATGCTCTCACAGAAATGACTCATCtctattaaagaaaaacagcaatgcATGTCTTGGATTACATAAtctcaaaacaggaaaaaaatagagttAGGTCAAATATTTATGATATACATGTGAACAAAAGAACTCACTTTTTAGTGAGTTTTTCATCTTCACAAAAAGAGGCTTATCAAGCCCTGACTACAGTATGGGAGATATAGCAAGAGGAATTTTTATAGTACAGAACTACATCCATTAGCAAATAAATCCTACTTTTTAACCTTTTCAACTATATGTTTTATGAGCAATTAACATGTTGAAAGACAACTTCAAAGAGATTTCCTGAACTCTTGACATAACACAACATAGAAGAACTGCAGAACTAAAACTGGATGCTTTTGATTGTGTTGTTCTTAATatccaggaagaaaaatctgtttgtgcctttttttttccattccattttTCTACAGAAATACAAAAGGCAATAAATAAACAACTATACCAATCAAATCACTGAAATATCAACAAACTAATTCACTACAAATGAAACAGACTAAGAAAACTAAGTGATAAATTCCAACCTCCTTTTTAGTTAATTCACATTCTGTTGGTACAGGGCATCCACGTACTTCCttatttcctctctctctcttgattctcattttcattcttcataaaaaaaaaaaagaggaagtaGAATTTCGGGGACACCTTATAAGAGAATTAGGGTGGAAGTCTCTTGGTAGAATTTCAAATAATGCCACCAGTTGgcaaaggaggaagacacagaaTTATCAACTCTAATAATTTCTCCTAAAAATACTGATCTCCTGATAATTGGCTCATTGTACTTCTCAAAATATACTTACTGCCAGAGAGTTAAGAGATACTGGATCAAACAGAAGCTTTTCACCAGGAGGGAGATGTTGACTTTCAATATGTAGCTCCCTCAGTTCTCCTACTTTATCCAAACCCTCTACTACCGTGATATAGTTGCCTCCTAAATACCTACAGAATAGAACATAAAATAGATTTAATATCCTTTGAAAGTAAGAGCAAACACAAGGCTTTGATAtatagagaaaaatattttccaagcaTTATTGAATAATACTTGGAAATTATGATAGCTACAGTAAATAACCTAGCATACAAGTAGAATACACACTTAACTGATTCAAGCAGTTTTTTGCAGTTTTATCTACTgctattgttattattattactagactgaaaaaataaaatcatctaAATACAAATATAAGTCAAGATGATATTCCTTTTATCACAGAACATCTCATAAAAAAACAATAAGCAATTATTGTTTTctatttgaaaagcaaaatttagGAGCTGAAAGGACTTTAATGGCTACATAATTTAAACAATTTAAGTGTCATAGCTATTCTTTTTACtagtaaaataaatacattcttTTCAACTTAcagtttttcaagttttttcAGTGGTGAGAGATTTTCTATACTGGAAATACGATTGTTCTGAAGGTAAAGGTGTGTTATGTTTGAAGCAAAGTCCAAGTTCTGGATTTGGTTGATTTGGTTATCATATAAATACAGAACTCTCAGATTTCTACAGAAAGAGAGGTCACCCTGAAATAAACAATAACATGCTACTTAACATTCAGTCACTGCCTGCTTCTGGAAGCTATTGATTGTTCTTATATTTAAGTTCTGATGCATGATTTATAAATTTTCACCTTTAGTAAACATTTCTTAAAACTATTTTTCCTAGAAAACCAGAGTTATTATATATTGTCAGTTATCTACAGATTAAAGACTGAAATCTGTCATTTCCATTTTGCCCTACAGAATCTGAGGACTACAGACATTACCAGCAAATACTCCACATCCAGTGTGACttcattcccttccctggcttCATCCCATGGATCTCAGAAAAGCACAATTTTTTGTGTAGTTGTCTCCATTAAACTGCACTGATGTAACTGGAAACCAGTTCTTGGCAAAGAATTATTGGTTTTTACAAAATCTTGCACTTCAATATGTTTTAATATGTTTCTGAACTCAAATTTACACTCAAATGTTGAGTTTCTTTGAAACTTTGAACTTTCATTTTCCTATGAAACAACTAAAAGACCATTCCCCATGAAGGTTTCTGTAAAACTTTGCTGTGGCAGCTGATGAAGCAGACTCCATCCAATGGACTGACCCAATTATTAACTTGCTATGGCTGTGCATAGGAGTGGGCCGAATAAACCTGTTTGTTTGCAGCATCTGTTCACACAGAACAAACAATTTCTTCTTAAATAAAATCACACTTTTAGAGCAGAAATTGAAATTCACCACATTCAACAATGCAGTTGTTCTGGGCTCAGCAGTTTCAAAACTTACTCGGTATCTTGAGGGGATCTGAATTAACTCAGAACTTATTGAAACCTGTATACATTTCCTATTATTAAACTCAGAGGAAGGAGGACTGGGTTAGGTTTGCAGGTTTAgtctttgaaaatgaaaagctcatggattattttttaaatgagtaAGCCCCAGggagcaattaaaaaaaaaaaagaagtatatTTTTAACCTCGCTAATTTGAAAAAGCCACTACACCAGTCCTAATTTGTTAACCTCACTCGGGTTATTTCCTGTTCCTGaactctcctttcctttctcagaCTTCCTCTGAAATTTAAGGAATAAATCACAGATAGATTGAAAAGATTATGCTGTGAGTTTACAAATTTGTAAAACTTGGCTTTCCATGTTTGTCTCTCCAACAATGAACACCTCATCTTAACAGTAACTACAAAACATTAGCCAGTTtaaaaggaataataaaaaataaatcttacaATTGAATCTATATTTTTATCTGATAAATTCAGATGAGTTAATTTTTGCACATATTGTCCAAAATCCTCTTCACTACGGTTCTTGTGACCAGCATTTTTAGCAATTAGGTCCATTGTTAGTCGAACCATGGTTCTGTAATAGGTCAAGCTGCTCTACTGCTTCTTTTAATACTGTATTCCACGTGCTCTTCTAAGTAGTAGTAAAGAAtgccttaaaaacaaaaaggaaaatgttataTTACTTGTACTCCAGATCTTC
Protein-coding sequences here:
- the PPP1R42 gene encoding protein phosphatase 1 regulatory subunit 42, whose protein sequence is MVRLTMDLIAKNAGHKNRSEEDFGQYVQKLTHLNLSDKNIDSIGDLSFCRNLRVLYLYDNQINQIQNLDFASNITHLYLQNNRISSIENLSPLKKLEKLYLGGNYITVVEGLDKVGELRELHIESQHLPPGEKLLFDPVSLNSLAKSLSVLNISNNNIDELEELAVLENLSYLKAVDNQLKHMKDLEGVLKKWTKLRRIDLTGNPICQKPKYKDRIIVQSLTLESLDGKEIQEMERRFLMNWKASRAARQKSNERKTDEQAAKVESSDFEVPYFTIPLHPSRPVKEKKEKPDFLDLAHKQKGERKPPPRIRERRSQVKTQAQDFISYRCEAPKPETPISKGIQGDEVFSQAVTGTDTPST